The genomic stretch CCAGGGACATCAGGGAGGCATCCTGACTGATACCGGGATGAGGTCCCAGTGCTCTGGGCCAGGACGGAGAAGAGTGAGGTGAGGTCacaggtggggagaggggagcaggAGGCGCCAGGACATCCTCTGTGCCTCTCACCTGGCCTCACCCGCACCtcctcagggcctcctcccccatgtTAGAGCCCTGCCCCACGAGGGCAGCCCAGGACACAGTGCTGGAGGCAAACCAGGACAGGTGAGCACAGGTGTGGCCCCCTGCCCAGAAGCAGGCTGCAGAGGCCTCAGAGGAACCAGGACTCAGAAGCCATCAGGATGCAGGTGATAAGAACACAGCTATCAGCAGCTCTGGCACCACAACCCCCTCGGCTCCTGCCCAGCATCATCTCAGAGACACCTTCCCTGTtaccctccctccaccccaattTAAAGTAGCAAaccaggccaggggcagtggctcatggctgtaatcccagcactttgggaggcgaaggtgggaagatcacttgaggccaagagtttgagaccaggcagagcaacatagcgagatcccatctctacaaaaaataaaatggcaaatcccctttctgactttatttttcaATCTGACGTGGAAGATATTTACCTTTCCTTTATTTACTCCGCAAATGTCGGcccctgagggcagggatttcATCCGTCTTGTGCACGGCTGCATCCTCAGCGCCTAGAACAGCACCTGGCAAACAATAGGTGCTCATTCAGTATTTGTCCAATAAGTGAATGAGtgatttactgagcatctactctgtgccagTCGTGATAAGTACTGTACTTCACGTGTGTATCTACTTAATCCTTTCAACAGCCCTGTGATGTGAGTACTATTGTTTTCcctgttttacaaataaggaaactgaggcttggcagAGTCCATAAATTGCCCAAGGTCCTGGAGGTAGGAAACAGTGGAACTATGTCCAGagcctatactttttttttttgagatggagtttcactcttttgcccagagttcaagcaattctcctgcttcagcctcccaagtagctgggattacaggtgcccgcgaccacatccagctaatttttgtacttttagtagagacagggtttcaccatgttggccaggctggtcttgaactcctgacctcagttgatccacccacctcggcctcccaaagtgctaggactacaggcatgagccactatgtccggccatgagccaccacgcccggccagagcCTATACTTTTAATAACAGGCATACCAATCACACCCACGTCCACCAGGCCCTGGCTTAAATCCCTGACTTGTAGCCTCTCACTAACTGCTGTCAACAACCCTGAAGTAGGGTCCATatcatctgtatttttttgtttgtttttgaaatggagtcttgctctgtcacccaggctggagtgcagtggcaggatctcggctcactgcaacctccacctcctggattcaagcgattctcctacctcagcctccctagtagctgggattacaggcatgtgccaccatgaccggctaacttttattttttgtttttgcttttgttttttgagatagagtctcactctgtcacccaggctggagtgcagtggtgtgatctcagctcgctgcaacctccacctcctggattcaagagattctcctgcctcagcctctcgagtagctgggactacaggtgcacaccaccacacccagctaattttttatatttttagtacatacggggtttcaccatattggccaagctggtctcgaactcctgacctcgtgagccacctgccttggcctcccaaagtgctgggattacaggcattagccaccacacccagctaacttttatatttttaatagagacggggtttcgccatgttggtcaggctggttgcaaactcctcaccccaggtgatctgcccatctcagcctcccaaagtgctgggactacaggcaccagccaccacgcctggctatttttattattattatttttagtagagatggggtttcgccatgttggccaggctcatctcgaactcctgacctcaaatgatccgcctgccttggcctcccgaagtgctgggatgacaggcgcgagctactgcacccggccatcaTCTCTATTTATCAGAATAATAAATGGAGACTCAACAAGGGACTGTCCCCAGCCCCACTTTGGGTAAGTGCAGAGCTGATGTCAAAACTCAGCTCTCCTTGGCCCCAAAGCCTCCGAATACGCCCATTTGACAGAGAGGGGAAAACAAGGCCTCCGAAGTGGGAGAAAGAGAATGTGAACTTCTGAGCACTTTGCAGGAAGCCAACAAGAAGGAGAGCCCCAAAGAAAGCATGTGGCCATACAGCTTCCTGCCCTTCTGTCTGGGTTTGCACACAGAGCAGGGCTCAAATCCCCTCTCCCTGCAGGAACCCGGACAAGTGGGAGTCCCCACCTAGCTCATCTCCATCTGCAAAGGGGGGTCCTAAAGGTGCCCACTTTACAGGGTTGTTTTGCCATCCACTGAGACAACACCTGTAGGTCCCCTGCACTGGCTGGGGCTGGGAAAGGTGCAGTCACCTTTTACTGATTTTATTCCTTGGTGACTCCCAAGCTCTCTGAGGAGGCCACGGGCCTGAGTGGTTGGTAAGAACTACCCGAAAACCTTCCCCTACTTTTCCTCTATTCTCCTCGGTGACCTGGTTCCTCTCCCAGTACCAAATCCAGGCCCTCGGCACAAAGAGGGTTAGGCTGCTGCCCCAGGAGGCCTGCCCAGGTCACGGCCTCTGGCCGGTGCCCGCCACACCCACCCTGGTACCCAAACCGGGCCCCAGATCCTTGGTGACTCGATCCCTCCAAATTCAGGTGATCTCCCCTGGCTCCAAATCACCAAACCCTCCCAGGTCCTGCGGCAGACGGAGCCGAGCCCCAACCAGGAAGGGAGTCCGAGCACTGGGACTTCAACGCCACCATCTCCAAGACTCAGTTTGGGGTGAAAGATGGCGCTGACTGGGTACAGCTGGCTGCTCCTCAGTGGTGAGCGAGAATGGCACCCCCCagcacctcagccccccgaggaccccagggaggggaggggaccccCAGTCTGAGAGAGGGAAGGTGTGAGCAGAAGTCCAGCGTGCTAGGGAGGGAGGGCAGCCCTGCTTCACACCGGCACAGTTTACCCCTCCAAGAGGCATCTGCATTGGGCAGGCTGGGGACAGCCACCCAGAGAGGTTTTCAGGGTGGGCTTTGGAGATTTCTAAGCCCAGGGCACAAGCCAGGACAAGGGAGCCGCTGTTGCTCCTTCATTCCTGCAGGTTTCTGTTTTATCAGCTATGGAAGCCTTGACGAGGCTAAACTCTTCCCAGCAGCTGTTTCTCCCGGAAGATGTAGCTTGGGGCAGTTGCctttcccttctcagcctctgtgtACCTGCCTGTGAATGGGGCCTCACTGACAGGGTCATGTAAAGGTCATTATAAGCAGCACCATATATGCCGTGTGCCCGGAGCTGTTCTGAGAGCTTCTCATGTGTTTAAAACCACCTatgaggggccgggcacggtggctcacaccactaatcccagcactttgggaggccgaggcgggcggatcacctgaggtcgggagttcaagaccagcctggttaacatagtaaaaccccatctctactaaaatacaaaaaattagctaggtgtggtggcacatgcctgtagtcccagctgctcgggaggctgaggcaggagaatcacttgaacccaggaggtggaggtcatagtgtgccgagactgcaccactgcactccagcctgggcaacaaagcaagactccatctcaaaaaaaaaacaaaccccaaaccaCCTATGAGGGAGGCCCACACGTGAACCGCACTTCATAGGGAGAAAAcgaggctcagaaaggtgaaaCCATTGGCCGCTGTCACACAGCCAGAGAGTGGCAGGACTGAGGGCTAGACCCAGAGCCCCTCACTCCTAGCCACACTCTAACAGCCTGGAAAGTACCAGAAAGCTGGCCAGCCATGTCAGTCCTTTTTACGTGAGCACTGTCACAGCCGCCCGTTCCAGGCATTCAAACCCAAGCAGCCCCGACCAGCTCATCGGGCTTGGGGCTGATCTGCTTGGTTGAGAAGGAAAGGGGTGGAGTGTGTTCATCTTACCCCTGCTTTCCGCTGTAGGCGAGCTTGGAGAGGCAGAGGTAGCGCCCCAGACCGGGAGTCAGGACCCAGGGGGCAGGCCCTGACGTCCTACGTGGGGCCATACAATTAGCCGGGCTGGATACGCAGCCGGATCTCGCGAGACTTAGTTTGTAACTGTCATGATGGGAAAACCCTTTGGGTCCGGCTTAAAGCCGCAGGTCCTGTGGGCCGAGCACTTGCTTTGCACTTGCTGTATGCAAGATGTGATGCTAGATCCTTGGCACAGTCCCTCAGACCCAATCCTCACAATACACGCCTCCCTCCCTCGGACTGATTCCCTCCCTGGGACTGAGCTCCTGCATCTGACTAACATGTATTGGGCACTTACTGTATACCAGGCATTGTAAGCATGGTATGTATACAGAATCCTTACAACCTTACCAGGCAGGTAGACCTGTCATCCCCATGTGAGAGTTGGAAgaacagaaacacagagaaagacaGTGTACTCGAAGCCATGCAGATAAACTCCCAGAAAGATTAGGTGGCTGAGATGTTGAGAGTCAGAGTTGCAGGTTCGAATCCTGGTTTTGCCTGTCCTCATTTACACAGAGGACATTGGGCTGAGGACGTGCCCCGAGCCTGAGTCTCTTCTTCTGTCAAATGGGGCGATTGATCAAACCTGCCTCATCCAACCCCTCTGACTCCTCTTCCTCAGCCACATTCCTGAATGTGGGGGCCGAGATCTCTATCACCCTGGAGCCTGCCCAGCCGAGCGAAGGGGACAACGTCACGCTGGTCGTCCATGGGCTTTCGGGGGAACTGCTCGCCTACAGCTGGTATGCGGGGCCCACACTCAGCGTGTCATACCTGGTGGCCAGCTACATCGTGAGCACAGGCGATGAGACTCCTGGCCCGGCCCACACGGGGCGGGAGGCTGTGCGCCCCGATGGCAGCCTGGACATCCAGGGCATCCTGCCCCGGCACTCAGGCACCTACATCCTGCAGACCTTCAACAGGCAGTTGCAGACCGAGGTGGGCTACGGACACGTGCAGGTCCATGGTGAGACACCCCCCAACACCCGCCTCTGCCCCAGCTGGGCCTTCCCATCTCCTTCTcaatccttcttttaaaaaaaaaaaaaaatccaacaaatcATCAGGGAAACCATCAGGGAATAAGTTTCTAAAATAACCTCAAAATGCTCACCTCCTTCAAGATGGCCTCCAGCATTAGACCTGCCTCCTAAAACCATTCTTTGTCCCTCCGGCTGAGGGTGTAGGGGCCCAGCCACAATCCGGCCATGCCCCTTGTTGGGGGAAGGGAAGGCCCTCAGAGCAGGTGGTGTCCGGCCCCCTCCCCCTCTGTCTGTTGCCCCCACAGAGATCCTGGCCCAGCCCACAGTCTTGGCCAACAGCACAGCGCTGGTGGAACGTCGAGACACCCTGCGCCTCATGtgcagcagccccagccccaccgcCGAGGTCCGCTGGTTCTTCAACGGTGGGGCCCTGCCCGTCGCTCTCCGCCTGGGCCTGTCCCCTGACAGCCgggtgctggccaggcacggCATCCGCCGGGAGGAGGCCGGCGCCTATCAGTGTGAGGTGTGGAACCCGGTCAGTGTCAGCCGCAGCGAGCCCATCAACCTGACCGTGTACTGTGAGTCCTCCTGGCCCCACCGGAGATACCCAGTGTCCAAACCTcatggatggggaaactgaggccaggagaggGGGCCTAAGGGCACACAGCGAGTCAGCAGGCAAGCTGGGGTTGGGGACCAGGGACCCCTCTTAAAGTGCACTTGCCctcgccaggtgcagtggctcacgcctgtaatcccagcactctgggaggcctaggcgggaggatcacctgaacccagaagtttgagaccagcctgggcaacatagcaagaccccatctctaccaaaaaacataaaaattagccaggcatggtggcacatgcctgtagtcccagccactcaggaggctgagatgggaggattccttgagccccggaggccgaggttgcagatgcagtaagctatgattgcaccactgcactccagcctgggcgacagagcaagatgctgtctcaaaaaacaaacaaacaaacaaacaaaaaaaaacaacaacaaacaaaaaaatacacttgCCCCATATCCTAAAGGACTTCTACAGACCACCTTTACTATTGAATAATCCTTCAGTTAGGAGCAATATCTACAGAGAAAACAGGGCCAATTGGTTTGAAAAGGGAGCAGGGGAGGGAATAGTGTAATGGGAGGGGACACAAAATTTAACAACATAACCAAAGCATGCAGTCGTTCCCAGGAGCAGCGATGTGCAGTGTGGAATCCTGGGAAAATAAATCACCAAGGTACATGAGGACCCATGATGTAGAAAAACTTAGTGCCTACAATCCTAGAATCTTACAACCAGAGAATTCCAGACTTCAGAAGCACTGAATTCCAGACTCTGAGAATCTTAGAACCTCTAGATGCAGAGATTCTTAGAATCTTAGAATCTAACCCTGAAATCTTAGTCTAGAATCTTAGAAACATAGATTTCTAGAAGCTTAGAACCTTAGAACCTAGAAGCACCAATTCTTGAAGCCCTAGAATTCTACACTCTTAGAATGgctttgtcagaaaaaaaaatcatttaggcTTTTTTTATTTGTCAATGGAGCCATAGATTTCAAAAATACCTTGAAATATTATCTGGCCCAACACATTCTTTTTACAGGAGAGAAAGGTGAGATCCTCTGAGAGGGAGTGATTCTCAAGATCCTAGAACAAGTTAGAGTTAAGGCCAgagctttttttcccctccactaGGCCAAGATATTCCCAGGGACCTAGCTTGGTGGAGAGAAAACCAGGGGTACCAACCTCCACTCCTCCTTCCCTCTACTGCCCCATCTATCTCCCTCCTGCCCTCACAGTTGGCCCAGAGCGTGTGGCCATCCTCCAGGATTCCACCACCCGCACAGGCTGCACCATCAAAGTTGACTTCAACACGTCCCTCACCCTGTGGTGCGTGTCCAGGTCCTGCCCAGAGCCCGAGTATGTGTGGACCTTCAACGGGCAGGCCCTAAAGAATGGCCAAGACCACCTCAACATCAGCAGCATGACAGCTGCCCAGGAGGGGACGTACACATGTATTGCGAAGAACACCAAGACCCTGCTATCTGGATCTGCCTCAGTCGTGGTCAAGCTCTCTGGTGAGTCACCCCCAGCCTGACCACCCCCCAGTCCCCATGGAGGCCTCATCAGGCTGTGAAGGTTAAGCCACCATTTGCCCAACAGAGAATTGGAACATGGTAGATTCACAGTTCATTCATGAGCTGTGACAAAGTGGCATATCAAGCAGATCTGTTTGCATCTGGGTCTAAAGAGAGACAGCCCGTGTCCTGTTCACCTAGAGAACAAATGGCAAACCATTGTGGGTTGACAGAGTGGAAAATCACTCAGATATCACTTCAGGTGGGTGCCACTGCTCTAAATTCAGTCACCAGCTGTTTAGGGGCTTGACCCACtacccgcccc from Pan paniscus chromosome 20, NHGRI_mPanPan1-v2.0_pri, whole genome shotgun sequence encodes the following:
- the CEACAM16 gene encoding carcinoembryonic antigen-related cell adhesion molecule 16, with amino-acid sequence MALTGYSWLLLSATFLNVGAEISITLEPAQPSEGDNVTLVVHGLSGELLAYSWYAGPTLSVSYLVASYIVSTGDETPGPAHTGREAVRPDGSLDIQGILPRHSGTYILQTFNRQLQTEVGYGHVQVHEILAQPTVLANSTALVERRDTLRLMCSSPSPTAEVRWFFNGGALPVALRLGLSPDSRVLARHGIRREEAGAYQCEVWNPVSVSRSEPINLTVYFGPERVAILQDSTTRTGCTIKVDFNTSLTLWCVSRSCPEPEYVWTFNGQALKNGQDHLNISSMTAAQEGTYTCIAKNTKTLLSGSASVVVKLSAAAVATMIVPVPTKPTEGQDVTLTVQGYPRDLLVYAWYRGPASEPNRLLSQLPSGTWIAGPAHTGREVGFPNCSLLVQKLNLTDTGRYTLKTVTVQGKTETLEVELQVARECVGRGKACPFLDKGSQKEPWLPPSGWGT